One genomic window of Notamacropus eugenii isolate mMacEug1 chromosome 6, mMacEug1.pri_v2, whole genome shotgun sequence includes the following:
- the TNP1 gene encoding spermatid nuclear transition protein 1: MSTNRRMKSRGGRRNKSRSPHKGVKRAGAKRKYRKAGLKSRKRSEEAHRTYRSNL, encoded by the exons ATGTCTACCAACAGGAGAATGAAAAGCCGAGGCGGGAGGAGAAACAAGAGCAGATCTCCTCACAAGGGGGTCAAAAGAGCTGGAGCTAAAAGGAAATACCGGAAGGCTGGGCTGAAGAGCAGAAAGAGAAGTGAGGAAG CTCACAGGACTTACCGTTCCAACTTGTGA